DNA from Pirellulaceae bacterium:
CCAGCACACAATCAAGGGCTGCCTGACACCACCCTCATATGCGGTTTGCTTCGAGCGAGCAGCAAAGCCTGGACTGTCTGGATTTTGCTTCCAGCCGTTGTCGCAGACGTAGACTAGCAGAGTATTCTGCATTGCCTGATGTTGTTCAAGATGTTCGATCAATTGCCCGACAGTCTCATCAAACCACTCGCACATCGCATAGTATCGGGCCACGTGAGGCGAATCGACGGTGGCCGCGTACTTGTCAAATAATCGGTGTGGTGGATTGTGGGGCGTGTGTGGCAGCAGCGGTGCGTACCATACGAAAAACGGCTGTTGGCTAGCAAGAGACTGGTCGATGAAATCGAATACAGGCTGTAATCCTTGGCGGCCAATCGACAACCCATCATCGCCGTGACGTCCACCGGGGTGCGGAAAGCCGCGAGTCATCCCGTGAGTAAACCCACCGTTGGCGAACGAGCCTTCCCACCATTTTCCCGACTGAAAGCTAACGTAGCCGCGTTGTCTTAACCAGCCTGGCAACGTCGAATTCTCATCCATCCGGTCAATCATCCGCTGGCGCAAATTCGCGTACTCTCTCGATTTCTCGTCAGCTAATTTCGGCGAGGGGTCATTGCCGGTCAGTAGGTGCTGATGCGCATACAGGCCGGTTATCATCGTGGCCAATGAAGGTCGGCAAAGCGCGGTAGGCACATAGCCACGCTTGAACAGCGCCCCCCGAGCAGCCAAGCGATCCAAGTTTGGCGTTTGAATCTGCGGATGCCCCATAAAGCCGTAGTCCGACCAAGCTTGATCATCACCAATGATCATCACGATGTTAGGCGGGTTGGTTGGGCTGGCTGGAACATCACTTGCCGCAGCAACGCCCCCGCCAGAGGCGACCCACAAAACGGCCAGGCTCGCCGCTGCGAATCTTGAAATGAAATATCTGAGTCTAGACATCGCATTGACTGTATGGTTGTTACTGACTTTCTACAGACTTCAAAAAATTGACTATCAATCGCAGAACTTCGTCGCGCAAATCGCGATGTGGAATATGCCCACAGTGTTCCAGGATTGCAAGTTGCGAAGGCCCCGCAACCTGACGGACGATCCGCCGAGGTAATTCTATCGACCCATACTCATCCGCATCGCCGTGAATTGCCAACACTGGACAGGTTACCTGCTGCAAATAGGAATCAAGATTCCACGACCAAAAATCGGAGGACAACCAAGTGCCGGTCCAAGCATCCAGTACCCACCGCGCTTTGTCGCCATGCCACTTCGTCAGCCGAGCGAACTGCTCTGGCAGGTCAAATTCTGCCTGCACAGCCTGAATGCCATCTAGCGTTCGTTGTTCGACGAACGACTGAGCCGCCTCAGTGATAACCGCTGTGCATAAATCTGGGTGAAGGGCCGCAGCCACGATGGCCATGGCACCGCCAACGCTGTGACCCAGCAGTATACAC
Protein-coding regions in this window:
- a CDS encoding sulfatase-like hydrolase/transferase, which gives rise to MSRLRYFISRFAAASLAVLWVASGGGVAAASDVPASPTNPPNIVMIIGDDQAWSDYGFMGHPQIQTPNLDRLAARGALFKRGYVPTALCRPSLATMITGLYAHQHLLTGNDPSPKLADEKSREYANLRQRMIDRMDENSTLPGWLRQRGYVSFQSGKWWEGSFANGGFTHGMTRGFPHPGGRHGDDGLSIGRQGLQPVFDFIDQSLASQQPFFVWYAPLLPHTPHNPPHRLFDKYAATVDSPHVARYYAMCEWFDETVGQLIEHLEQHQAMQNTLLVYVCDNGWKQNPDSPGFAARSKQTAYEGGVRQPLIVCWEGTIPPRQYDDLVSSIDIAPTILSAVGISPATDLPGESLLNLVRDAQPLERQQLFGEGFTHDVADLESPEASLIYRWTIRGPWKLIITYDVELDRHSAAHQPLQPQPQLFDLQADPHEQRNLAAEQPELLKQLSQDIARWWPLKARKPYP
- a CDS encoding alpha/beta hydrolase yields the protein MKILAHESYIEMDGGRLFVRRWDLEGSAKVPILLLHDSLGSVEQWRRFPEELARSASRTVVAYDRLGFGKSSARNASQPPDFIVTEGEIFIPAICNALGIAQCILLGHSVGGAMAIVAAALHPDLCTAVITEAAQSFVEQRTLDGIQAVQAEFDLPEQFARLTKWHGDKARWVLDAWTGTWLSSDFWSWNLDSYLQQVTCPVLAIHGDADEYGSIELPRRIVRQVAGPSQLAILEHCGHIPHRDLRDEVLRLIVNFLKSVESQ